A single Klebsiella variicola DNA region contains:
- the bcsR gene encoding cellulose biosynthesis protein BcsR yields MPAKDPAVPTDATLGYTFQNDFLALSRAFSLPDIDYHDISRREQLNAALKRWPLLAEFAEKK; encoded by the coding sequence ATGCCAGCAAAAGATCCTGCAGTACCCACGGACGCCACGCTGGGGTACACCTTTCAAAATGATTTTCTGGCGCTAAGCCGGGCATTTTCCCTGCCGGATATTGATTATCATGATATTTCCCGGCGCGAGCAGCTGAATGCGGCGCTGAAGCGCTGGCCGTTACTGGCAGAGTTTGCAGAGAAAAAATAA
- the bcsQ gene encoding cellulose biosynthesis protein BcsQ, with protein MAILGLQGVRGGTGVTSITAALAWALQLLGETVLAIDASPDNMLRFFFNTDVHHQDGWARALLDGRDWRDAGLRYTQHIDLLPFGQLSAGERENADQLQPALGAMAEAVQQLQSQYRWLLLDLPNGYSPLTRELLTLCDRTLVVVHPDANSHIRLHQQPLPANSDILINDLRVGSQLQEDLYQLWLESQPRILPVTIHRDEAMAECLAAKQPLGEYRQDSLAAEEVLTLANWCLIHYSGGRPA; from the coding sequence ATGGCTATTCTGGGATTACAGGGCGTGCGCGGGGGGACTGGCGTCACGTCCATTACGGCTGCACTCGCCTGGGCGCTGCAATTGCTCGGTGAAACGGTGCTGGCGATCGACGCCAGCCCGGATAATATGCTGCGCTTTTTTTTCAATACCGATGTCCATCATCAGGACGGCTGGGCGCGGGCGCTGCTCGACGGCCGGGACTGGCGCGACGCGGGTCTGCGCTATACGCAACATATCGATCTGCTGCCGTTTGGCCAGCTCAGCGCCGGCGAAAGAGAAAATGCTGACCAGCTGCAGCCCGCGCTGGGGGCGATGGCGGAGGCTGTGCAGCAGCTGCAGAGTCAGTACCGCTGGCTGCTGCTGGATCTGCCGAACGGTTATTCGCCATTAACCCGCGAGCTGCTGACGCTGTGCGATCGCACGCTGGTGGTGGTTCATCCCGACGCCAATAGCCATATCCGTCTACACCAGCAGCCCCTCCCGGCCAACAGCGACATTCTGATTAACGACCTGCGGGTCGGCAGCCAGCTGCAGGAAGATCTCTACCAGCTGTGGCTGGAGAGCCAGCCGCGCATCCTGCCGGTGACGATTCACCGCGACGAGGCGATGGCCGAGTGCCTGGCGGCGAAACAGCCTCTTGGGGAGTATCGTCAGGACTCCCTGGCGGCGGAAGAGGTGCTGACCCTGGCGAACTGGTGCCTGATCCACTATTCCGGCGGGAGGCCGGCATGA
- the bcsA gene encoding UDP-forming cellulose synthase catalytic subunit, translated as MIRLSTLLLAPPVGERLRARYDDYRQHGASWLSASLGCLWASLVWALMPLETPRWQAILAHHETYFPHINPHRPRPLDPLRYLLQSLWLLATRVPEPEKKVNWRSLAALEGVHGRYTQWLEKLPEQVNARTGHLDKQKELAHLNPKLRRAILGGVTFCSLVLALMCITQPFNPLSQFIFLMLLWGVALLVRRIPGRFSALMLIVLSLTVSCRYIWWRYTSTLNWNDPVSLVCGIILLFAETYAWVVLVLGYFQVVWPLNRQPVPLPEDMDLWPTVDIFVPTYNEDLNVVKNTIYASQGIDWPKDKLNIWILDDGGREAFRQFAKDVGVHYIARTSHEHAKAGNINNALKYAKGEFVSIFDCDHVPTRSFLQMTMGWFLKEKELAMMQTPHHFFSPDPFERNLGRFRKTPNEGTLFYGLVQDGNDMWDATFFCGSCAVIRRGPLDEIGGIAVETVTEDAHTSLRLHRRGHTSAYMRIPQAAGLATESLSAHIGQRIRWARGMVQIFRLDNPLFGKGLKLAQRVCYANAMLHFLSGIPRLIFLTAPLAFLLLHAYIIYAPALMIALFVLPHMIHASLTNSKIQGKYRHSFWSEIYETVLAWYIAPPTFVALINPHKGKFNVTAKGGLVEEEYVDWVISRPYIYLVLLNLVGVAVGIWRFMYGPENEILTVWVSIVWVFYNLIILGGAVAVSVESKQVRRSHRVEMSMPAAIAREDGHLFSCTVHDYSDGGLGIKIHGDAQVLEGQNARLLLKRGQQEYAFPVRVARVNGSEVGLQLLPLTNQQHIDFVQCTFARADTWALWQDSFPEDKPMESLLDILKLGFRGYRHLAEFSPPSVKVVFRALTSLVAWIVSFVPRRPERAAPTLSADPAMAQQ; from the coding sequence ATGATCCGCCTCAGCACGCTGCTGCTGGCTCCGCCGGTGGGGGAACGGCTGCGCGCGCGCTATGACGACTATCGGCAGCACGGGGCCTCCTGGCTTTCGGCGTCGCTTGGCTGTCTGTGGGCGTCGCTGGTCTGGGCGCTGATGCCGCTGGAGACGCCGCGCTGGCAGGCGATTCTGGCCCACCATGAAACCTATTTTCCCCATATTAATCCGCATCGCCCGCGTCCGCTGGATCCGCTGCGCTACCTGCTGCAATCCCTGTGGTTGCTGGCGACGCGCGTGCCGGAGCCGGAAAAAAAGGTCAACTGGCGCTCGCTGGCGGCCCTGGAAGGGGTGCACGGTCGCTATACGCAATGGCTGGAGAAACTGCCTGAACAGGTGAACGCCCGCACCGGCCATCTGGATAAACAGAAAGAGCTGGCGCACCTTAATCCGAAGCTGCGCCGGGCAATCCTTGGGGGGGTGACCTTCTGCTCGCTGGTGCTGGCGCTAATGTGTATTACGCAGCCCTTTAACCCGCTGTCGCAGTTTATCTTCCTGATGCTGCTGTGGGGCGTGGCGCTGCTGGTGCGGCGCATCCCGGGGCGTTTCTCGGCGCTGATGCTTATCGTGCTGTCGCTGACGGTGTCGTGCCGTTATATCTGGTGGCGCTACACCTCGACGCTGAACTGGAACGACCCGGTAAGCCTGGTGTGCGGGATCATTCTGCTGTTCGCAGAGACCTACGCCTGGGTGGTGCTGGTGCTGGGCTACTTCCAGGTGGTCTGGCCGCTGAACCGCCAGCCGGTGCCGCTGCCGGAGGACATGGATCTGTGGCCAACCGTGGACATCTTCGTCCCCACCTATAACGAAGATCTCAACGTGGTGAAAAACACCATTTACGCCTCGCAGGGCATCGACTGGCCGAAGGACAAGCTGAACATCTGGATCCTCGACGACGGCGGACGGGAAGCGTTTCGCCAGTTTGCCAAAGATGTCGGGGTGCACTATATCGCCCGTACCAGCCACGAGCACGCCAAGGCCGGTAACATCAACAATGCGCTGAAATACGCCAAAGGGGAGTTCGTCTCGATCTTTGACTGCGACCATGTGCCGACGCGCTCGTTTCTGCAGATGACCATGGGCTGGTTCCTGAAAGAGAAAGAGCTGGCGATGATGCAGACCCCGCACCACTTCTTCTCGCCCGATCCCTTTGAGCGCAACCTTGGCCGCTTTCGCAAAACGCCGAACGAAGGGACGTTGTTCTACGGCCTGGTGCAGGACGGGAACGACATGTGGGACGCCACCTTCTTCTGCGGCTCCTGTGCCGTTATCCGTCGCGGCCCGCTGGATGAGATTGGCGGGATAGCCGTCGAAACGGTAACCGAAGATGCCCATACCTCTCTGCGTCTGCACCGGCGGGGACACACCTCAGCCTATATGCGGATCCCGCAGGCGGCGGGGCTGGCGACGGAGAGTTTGTCCGCGCATATCGGCCAGCGCATCCGCTGGGCGCGCGGGATGGTGCAGATTTTCCGGCTCGATAACCCGCTGTTTGGCAAAGGCCTGAAGCTGGCGCAGCGCGTCTGCTACGCTAACGCCATGCTCCACTTCCTCTCCGGTATTCCGCGCCTCATCTTCCTCACGGCGCCGCTGGCCTTTTTGCTGCTCCATGCCTATATCATTTATGCGCCCGCGCTGATGATCGCGCTGTTCGTGCTGCCGCACATGATCCACGCCAGCCTGACCAACTCGAAGATTCAGGGCAAATACCGCCATTCGTTCTGGAGTGAAATCTACGAGACGGTGCTGGCCTGGTATATCGCGCCGCCCACCTTTGTGGCGCTGATTAACCCGCATAAAGGTAAGTTCAACGTCACCGCGAAGGGCGGGCTGGTGGAAGAAGAGTATGTCGACTGGGTGATCTCCCGGCCCTATATCTACCTTGTACTGCTCAATCTGGTCGGCGTCGCGGTGGGGATCTGGCGATTTATGTATGGCCCGGAAAACGAAATTCTCACCGTCTGGGTGAGTATTGTCTGGGTGTTCTACAACCTGATTATTCTTGGCGGCGCGGTGGCGGTCTCGGTCGAAAGCAAGCAGGTTCGCCGTTCGCATCGTGTCGAAATGAGCATGCCGGCGGCGATTGCCCGCGAAGATGGCCATCTGTTCTCCTGCACGGTTCACGACTATTCCGACGGCGGGCTGGGGATCAAAATTCACGGCGACGCGCAGGTGCTGGAAGGCCAGAACGCCCGGCTGTTGCTCAAACGAGGACAGCAGGAATATGCCTTCCCGGTAAGGGTCGCGCGGGTCAACGGCAGCGAGGTGGGGCTCCAGCTACTGCCGTTGACCAACCAACAGCATATCGATTTTGTGCAGTGTACGTTTGCCCGCGCTGATACGTGGGCGCTTTGGCAGGATAGCTTCCCGGAAGACAAGCCGATGGAAAGCCTGCTGGATATCCTCAAGCTGGGCTTCCGTGGCTATCGTCACCTGGCGGAGTTTTCGCCGCCGTCGGTGAAGGTGGTTTTCCGCGCGCTCACTTCGCTGGTGGCCTGGATAGTGTCGTTTGTACCCCGACGCCCTGAACGCGCCGCGCCGACGCTCTCCGCAGACCCGGCAATGGCTCAACAATGA
- the bcsB gene encoding cellulose biosynthesis cyclic di-GMP-binding regulatory protein BcsB, with amino-acid sequence MKRKLSWMCAVAVGMCSWYPLASYAAPAVVANAAPGVQPQVATPGAPIVVGEPTAALAEPTAPAAVAENVPQREVKLTFATIAPPPGSIVLRGSRPDASVEFGMRSDELVANALLNLEYTPSPSLLPVQSQLKVYLNDELMGVLPVTKEQLGKKIRAQLPIDPLYITDFNRVRLEFVGHYRDVCENPASSTLWLDVGRESYLDLTYQSLKVHNDLSHFPVPFYDPRDNRPLTLPMIFPGSPAVAQQQAAAIVASWFGSKAGWRGQQFPVYFNELPDRNAIVFATNDKRPDFLRDHPPVKAPTIEMIDNPNDPYVKLLVIFGRDDNDLLLAAKGIAQGNILFRGSSVTVDGIKTLQPRQPYDAPNWVRTDRSVTFAELKTYEQQLQSSGLVPDAITVALNLPPDLYLLRANGIDMDLKYRYTMPPVKDSSRMDISLNDQFLQSFSLNSAQDVNKLILRLPVLQGLLDGKSEVTIPALRLGAVNQLRFDFQYMNPMPGGSIDNCITFQPVQNHVVIGDDSTIDFSKYYHFIALPDLRVFANAGFPYSRMADLSDTLVVVPKAPTQGQVATLLQALGGIGSQTGLAAINLQMTDDGNQIKNKDADLLLIGAIPSSLKDDTKINLLVEATKSWVKMPMRHYDLASIYPDDDARTPNTRTDITSSGPMAAVIGFQSPYNDQRSVVALLADSPRGNELLTNALNDSGKRAAMFGSVAVIRESGVNSLRVGDIYYVGHLPWFERIWFALSNHPILLAIFAAISIVLLAWVLWRMLRIISRRRLSLDDE; translated from the coding sequence ATGAAAAGAAAACTTTCCTGGATGTGTGCAGTAGCGGTGGGCATGTGCAGCTGGTATCCGCTGGCCTCTTATGCGGCGCCAGCCGTCGTGGCGAACGCCGCCCCTGGCGTTCAGCCGCAGGTAGCGACCCCGGGCGCGCCGATCGTGGTGGGCGAGCCAACGGCGGCCCTTGCCGAACCGACCGCCCCGGCGGCGGTGGCCGAGAACGTCCCGCAGCGGGAGGTGAAGCTGACTTTTGCCACCATCGCGCCGCCGCCCGGCAGCATCGTGCTGCGCGGCTCACGGCCTGACGCGTCGGTCGAATTCGGCATGCGCAGCGATGAGCTGGTCGCCAACGCGCTGCTCAACCTGGAATACACCCCATCGCCTTCGCTGCTGCCCGTGCAGTCGCAGCTGAAAGTCTATCTCAACGATGAGCTGATGGGCGTCCTGCCCGTGACCAAAGAGCAGCTGGGGAAAAAGATCCGCGCGCAGTTGCCGATTGACCCGCTGTACATCACCGACTTCAACCGCGTACGGCTGGAGTTTGTCGGTCACTACCGCGATGTCTGCGAAAACCCCGCCAGCAGCACGCTGTGGCTGGACGTCGGGCGCGAAAGCTATCTGGATCTCACCTACCAGTCGCTGAAGGTGCATAACGATCTGTCACACTTCCCGGTGCCGTTCTACGATCCGCGCGATAACCGCCCGCTGACGCTACCGATGATTTTCCCGGGCTCGCCAGCGGTGGCCCAGCAGCAGGCGGCGGCGATTGTCGCCTCCTGGTTCGGCAGCAAGGCCGGCTGGCGCGGCCAGCAGTTCCCGGTCTATTTCAACGAACTGCCGGATCGTAACGCCATTGTCTTCGCCACCAACGACAAGCGCCCGGACTTCCTGCGCGATCATCCGCCGGTCAAGGCGCCGACCATCGAAATGATCGACAACCCGAACGATCCTTACGTCAAGCTGTTGGTGATTTTCGGCCGCGATGATAACGATCTGCTGCTGGCAGCGAAGGGGATTGCCCAGGGCAATATTCTGTTCCGCGGCAGCAGCGTCACCGTGGACGGCATCAAAACCCTGCAGCCGCGTCAGCCTTACGACGCACCGAACTGGGTGCGCACCGACCGCTCGGTCACCTTCGCTGAGCTGAAAACCTATGAGCAACAGCTGCAGTCCAGCGGGCTGGTGCCGGATGCCATCACCGTGGCGCTTAATCTGCCGCCGGATCTCTATCTGCTGCGGGCCAACGGCATCGATATGGATCTGAAATATCGCTACACCATGCCGCCGGTGAAGGACAGTTCGCGGATGGATATCAGCCTCAACGACCAGTTCCTGCAGTCGTTCAGCCTGAACAGCGCTCAGGACGTGAACAAACTGATCCTGCGCCTGCCGGTGCTGCAGGGGCTGCTGGACGGCAAATCAGAGGTCACCATCCCCGCGCTGCGTCTCGGGGCGGTCAACCAGCTGCGCTTTGACTTCCAGTACATGAACCCGATGCCGGGCGGCTCCATCGACAACTGTATTACCTTCCAGCCGGTGCAGAACCATGTGGTGATTGGCGACGATTCGACCATCGACTTCTCGAAGTATTATCACTTTATCGCCCTGCCGGACCTGCGCGTCTTCGCCAATGCGGGCTTCCCTTACAGCCGTATGGCCGACCTCTCCGACACGCTGGTGGTGGTGCCGAAAGCGCCGACCCAGGGCCAGGTGGCGACGCTGCTGCAGGCGCTGGGCGGTATCGGTTCGCAGACCGGTCTGGCGGCGATTAATCTGCAGATGACCGACGATGGCAACCAGATCAAGAACAAAGATGCGGATCTGCTGCTGATCGGCGCGATCCCGTCGTCCCTCAAGGACGACACCAAAATCAACCTGCTGGTCGAGGCGACCAAAAGCTGGGTGAAAATGCCGATGCGCCACTATGACCTGGCGAGCATTTATCCCGATGACGATGCCCGCACGCCCAATACCCGCACCGACATTACCTCTTCCGGGCCGATGGCGGCGGTGATTGGCTTCCAGTCGCCGTATAACGATCAGCGCAGCGTGGTGGCCCTGCTGGCCGACAGCCCGCGCGGTAATGAACTGCTGACCAACGCCCTCAACGACAGCGGTAAGCGGGCAGCAATGTTTGGCTCGGTAGCGGTGATCCGCGAGTCCGGCGTCAACAGTCTGCGGGTAGGGGATATCTACTACGTGGGTCATCTGCCCTGGTTCGAGCGCATCTGGTTCGCGCTCTCTAACCACCCGATACTGCTGGCGATCTTCGCCGCTATCAGTATTGTGCTGCTGGCGTGGGTGCTGTGGCGCATGCTGCGCATCATCAGTCGCCGCCGTCTTAGCCTGGATGATGAATAA
- the bcsZ gene encoding cellulose synthase complex periplasmic endoglucanase BcsZ: protein MMKVLCGAVLSSLLLAAGPVSAACQWPAWEQFKKAYVSPEGRVIDPSDARKISTSEGQSYGLFFALAANDRAGFDKLLTWTQNNLAEGDLRQHLPGWLWGKKDDEQWTLLDSNSASDSDLWIAWALLEAGRLWQQPQYTETGKALLARIVEEETVAVPGLGTMLLPGKVGFADDSGWRFNPSYLPPQLATYFVRFGAPWPALRDSNLRLLLETAPKGFTPDWVRYEKGKGWQLKTEKPLIGSYDAIRVYLWVGMLHDGDKQKARLLQRFAPMAAQTTEQGVPPEKVNIATGKTSGQGPVGFSAVMLPFLQDDEARSVQRQRVADNYPGADAYYSAVLTLFGQGWDQHRFRFTAGGELQPDWNQECASSH from the coding sequence ATGATGAAAGTACTTTGTGGCGCGGTGCTCTCCTCGCTGCTGCTGGCGGCGGGCCCGGTGAGCGCCGCCTGCCAGTGGCCCGCCTGGGAGCAGTTTAAAAAAGCGTACGTCAGCCCTGAGGGACGGGTGATTGACCCCAGCGATGCGCGCAAAATCTCCACCTCGGAAGGACAGAGCTATGGCCTGTTTTTCGCCCTGGCCGCCAACGATCGCGCAGGGTTCGACAAACTACTGACCTGGACGCAGAACAACCTGGCGGAAGGCGACCTGCGGCAACATCTGCCGGGCTGGCTGTGGGGCAAAAAGGACGATGAGCAGTGGACGTTGCTGGACAGCAACTCGGCCTCCGACTCGGATCTGTGGATAGCCTGGGCGCTGCTGGAGGCGGGCCGCCTGTGGCAGCAGCCGCAGTACACCGAGACCGGCAAAGCACTGCTGGCGCGGATTGTCGAGGAAGAGACGGTGGCGGTGCCCGGTCTTGGCACGATGCTGCTGCCGGGAAAAGTCGGTTTTGCCGATGACAGCGGCTGGCGGTTTAACCCCAGCTATCTTCCGCCGCAGCTGGCCACCTACTTTGTGCGTTTTGGCGCGCCGTGGCCTGCCCTGCGCGACAGTAACCTGCGCCTGCTGCTGGAAACCGCGCCGAAAGGCTTTACGCCGGACTGGGTGCGTTATGAGAAAGGGAAAGGCTGGCAGCTGAAAACCGAGAAACCGCTGATCGGTAGCTATGACGCGATTCGCGTCTACCTGTGGGTGGGCATGCTCCATGATGGCGATAAGCAGAAAGCGCGACTGCTGCAACGCTTCGCGCCGATGGCGGCGCAGACCACGGAGCAGGGGGTACCGCCGGAGAAAGTGAATATCGCCACCGGCAAAACCAGCGGCCAGGGGCCCGTGGGCTTCTCCGCGGTGATGCTACCGTTTTTACAGGACGACGAGGCCCGGTCGGTGCAACGCCAGCGCGTCGCCGATAACTATCCCGGCGCGGATGCCTACTACAGCGCAGTTCTGACGCTGTTCGGCCAGGGTTGGGATCAACACCGTTTTCGTTTCACTGCGGGTGGCGAATTACAACCTGACTGGAACCAGGAATGCGCAAGCTCTCACTAA
- the bcsC gene encoding cellulose synthase complex outer membrane protein BcsC, producing the protein MRKLSLSLLTLSLGVALLPLAQAATTPAQEHLLEQVRLGEASNREDLVRQSLYRLELIDPNNPDLIAARMRYLLRQGDAAGAQKELERLTKLAPDSPELKASRNEMKSNTGEGRQALQQARLLGVAGKVDEAIAAYEQLYGGVPDDVDVAIEYWTLVARLPARHSEGVSQLKKLNASAPGNVSLLTSLAKQMFADNKLQEGFAYLAEMARSASGRGIAADMWFSEVKSMPVSKASVQALQQFLLQFPTGSVAANARVLLDQQQAQLQDPTFRARSEGLAAVKSGNASQAVADLQKAVQADSRDSDAVGALGQAYSQRGDRARAVAQLNKAIAMDPDSPNRGKWDSLLQTNRYWLLIKQGDNALKAGQLSQAQNYYAQAQRVDRTDSYAVLGLGDVAAARKESAAAERYYQQALRLDRGNNLAVRGLANLYRAESPEKASAWIAGLPPAQRRSIDDIERSLTNDRLEKQAQALESQGNWAQAAEVQRRRLALDPDSVWITYRLARDLVSAGERQEADALMRAMVNRQPQDAERVYASGLYLSGNDQDDLALAQIAALPRSAWTDNIRELEARLQSDRVLRQANQLRDSGNEAQAIALIQQQPASVRYDLTLADWAQQRGDSQTAIADYQRVLRQEADNGDARLGLAEVYLAEGDKQAARAQVMQLKGAETESMNMQRRVALARAGLGDTADAQQIFNQIVPQAKAQPPSMESALVLRDAARFATQTGAPQQALTHYREAMVASGIAPVQPQNNDTFTRLTRNDSQDDWLKRGIRSDAADLYRQQDLNVTLEHDFWGSSGTGGYSDLKAHTTMLQVDAPLADGRMFFRTDLVNMDAGSFSTHSDGSYSPNWGTCGEIACTSGSKNQTDSGASVAVGWKNDTWSGDIGTTPMGFNVVDVVGGLSYSSDVGPVGYTVNVHRRPISSSLLSFGGQKDSSSHTGTTWGGVRADGGGLSLSYDRGEAHGIWSSLGADSLTGKNVADNWRVRWMTGYYYKVINENNRRVTVGLNNMIWHYDKDLSGYTLGQGGYYSPQEYLSFAVPVTWRQRTENWSWELGGSVSWSHSRTQTQARYPLLNLIPSDYRQRASELTEEGSSSQGFGYTARALVERRVTSNWFVGAAVDIQQAKDYTPSHALLYVRYSAAGWQGDLDMPPQPLVPYADW; encoded by the coding sequence ATGCGCAAGCTCTCACTAAGTTTACTCACGCTGTCCCTCGGCGTGGCGCTGCTGCCGTTAGCGCAGGCGGCGACGACGCCTGCCCAGGAGCATCTGCTGGAGCAGGTCCGCCTTGGCGAGGCCAGTAATCGTGAAGACCTGGTGCGCCAGTCGCTGTACCGCCTGGAGCTGATTGATCCCAACAACCCGGATCTGATTGCCGCGCGGATGCGCTACCTGCTGCGTCAGGGGGATGCCGCCGGGGCGCAAAAAGAGCTGGAACGACTGACGAAGCTGGCGCCGGACTCCCCGGAGCTGAAGGCGTCGCGCAATGAGATGAAAAGCAACACCGGCGAGGGCCGGCAGGCGCTGCAGCAGGCGCGACTGCTGGGCGTGGCCGGGAAGGTCGATGAAGCCATCGCCGCCTATGAACAACTGTACGGCGGGGTGCCGGATGACGTTGACGTCGCCATTGAATACTGGACGCTGGTGGCGCGCCTGCCCGCTCGCCATAGCGAAGGCGTCAGCCAGTTGAAAAAACTGAACGCCAGCGCGCCGGGCAACGTCAGCCTGCTGACTTCGCTGGCGAAGCAGATGTTTGCCGATAACAAACTGCAGGAAGGGTTTGCCTATCTGGCGGAGATGGCCCGCTCGGCCTCAGGACGCGGCATCGCCGCCGACATGTGGTTCAGTGAAGTGAAAAGCATGCCGGTGAGCAAGGCCAGCGTGCAGGCGTTGCAGCAATTTCTCCTGCAGTTTCCCACCGGCTCGGTGGCGGCGAACGCCCGCGTTCTGCTCGACCAGCAGCAGGCGCAGCTGCAGGATCCGACCTTCCGCGCCCGCTCGGAAGGGCTGGCGGCGGTCAAGTCCGGGAATGCCTCGCAGGCGGTCGCGGATCTTCAGAAAGCCGTTCAGGCCGACAGCCGCGACAGCGATGCGGTGGGCGCCCTCGGCCAGGCCTATTCCCAGCGCGGCGATCGCGCGCGGGCAGTGGCGCAGCTCAATAAAGCGATTGCCATGGACCCCGACAGCCCGAACCGCGGCAAATGGGACAGCCTGCTGCAAACCAACCGTTACTGGCTGCTGATCAAGCAGGGGGATAACGCCCTGAAAGCCGGCCAGCTTTCGCAGGCGCAGAACTATTATGCCCAGGCGCAGCGGGTCGATCGCACCGACAGTTATGCCGTGCTGGGATTGGGGGACGTCGCGGCGGCGCGCAAAGAGTCGGCAGCGGCGGAGCGCTATTACCAGCAGGCGTTGCGCCTGGATCGCGGTAATAATCTGGCGGTGCGCGGTCTGGCCAACCTCTATCGCGCCGAATCGCCGGAGAAAGCCAGCGCCTGGATCGCCGGCCTCCCTCCCGCTCAGCGGCGGAGCATCGATGATATTGAGCGCAGTCTGACCAACGACCGGCTGGAGAAACAGGCGCAGGCCCTGGAAAGTCAGGGCAACTGGGCGCAGGCGGCGGAAGTCCAGCGTCGGCGCCTGGCGCTGGATCCGGACAGCGTGTGGATAACCTACCGTCTGGCGCGCGATCTGGTTAGCGCCGGTGAACGCCAGGAGGCCGACGCGCTGATGCGGGCGATGGTCAACCGCCAGCCGCAGGATGCTGAACGGGTCTACGCCTCGGGGCTCTACCTGTCGGGAAACGACCAGGACGATCTGGCCCTGGCGCAAATCGCCGCTCTGCCGCGCAGCGCGTGGACGGATAATATTCGTGAGCTCGAAGCGCGTTTGCAAAGCGACCGGGTGCTGCGCCAGGCCAACCAGCTGCGCGACAGCGGTAACGAAGCGCAGGCGATCGCCCTTATCCAACAGCAGCCCGCCTCGGTGCGCTATGACCTGACGCTGGCCGACTGGGCGCAGCAGCGCGGCGACAGCCAGACGGCGATTGCCGACTATCAGCGGGTGCTGCGCCAGGAGGCCGACAATGGCGATGCGCGCCTCGGCCTTGCGGAAGTCTACCTGGCCGAGGGCGATAAACAGGCCGCCCGGGCGCAGGTCATGCAGTTGAAAGGCGCAGAGACCGAATCCATGAATATGCAGCGTCGGGTCGCGCTGGCGCGAGCCGGCCTTGGCGATACCGCTGATGCCCAACAGATTTTTAACCAGATTGTGCCGCAGGCGAAGGCGCAGCCGCCCTCGATGGAGAGCGCGTTGGTGCTGCGCGATGCCGCGCGCTTTGCCACCCAGACCGGGGCGCCGCAGCAGGCGCTGACGCACTACCGGGAGGCGATGGTGGCCTCCGGCATCGCCCCCGTGCAGCCGCAGAATAACGATACCTTTACGCGGCTGACGCGCAACGACAGCCAGGATGACTGGCTGAAGCGCGGGATCCGTAGCGATGCCGCCGATCTTTATCGCCAGCAGGATCTGAACGTCACCCTGGAACACGACTTCTGGGGTTCCAGCGGCACCGGCGGCTATTCCGACCTGAAGGCGCATACCACCATGCTGCAGGTGGATGCTCCGCTGGCGGATGGCCGGATGTTCTTTCGCACCGATCTGGTCAATATGGATGCCGGCAGCTTTTCCACCCACAGCGACGGGAGCTACTCGCCCAACTGGGGCACCTGCGGGGAGATCGCCTGTACCAGCGGCAGTAAAAACCAGACCGACAGCGGGGCCAGCGTGGCGGTCGGCTGGAAGAATGACACCTGGAGCGGCGATATCGGCACCACCCCGATGGGCTTCAATGTCGTCGATGTGGTGGGGGGGCTGAGCTACAGCAGCGATGTCGGGCCGGTGGGGTACACGGTCAACGTCCACCGGCGCCCCATCTCCAGCTCGCTGCTCTCCTTTGGCGGGCAGAAAGACAGCAGCAGCCATACCGGCACCACCTGGGGCGGCGTCCGCGCCGACGGCGGCGGCCTGAGCCTCAGTTATGACCGGGGCGAAGCGCACGGCATCTGGTCCTCGCTGGGGGCCGATTCGCTGACCGGTAAAAACGTGGCGGATAACTGGCGCGTGCGCTGGATGACCGGGTACTACTACAAGGTCATCAACGAGAATAATCGTCGCGTCACCGTCGGCCTCAACAATATGATCTGGCACTACGACAAAGATCTCAGCGGTTACACCCTCGGCCAGGGCGGCTATTACAGCCCGCAGGAGTATCTCTCATTCGCCGTGCCGGTGACCTGGCGTCAGCGTACCGAGAACTGGTCCTGGGAGCTCGGCGGGTCGGTGTCATGGTCCCATTCGCGCACCCAGACGCAAGCCCGTTATCCGCTGCTGAACCTGATCCCGTCCGACTACCGCCAGCGCGCCAGCGAGCTGACGGAGGAGGGGAGCAGCAGTCAGGGATTCGGTTACACCGCCAGAGCGCTGGTGGAGCGGCGGGTGACCAGCAACTGGTTCGTCGGCGCCGCGGTCGATATTCAGCAGGCGAAGGATTACACCCCGAGCCATGCGCTGCTTTACGTCCGCTACTCGGCGGCCGGCTGGCAGGGGGATCTGGATATGCCGCCCCAGCCGCTGGTGCCCTACGCCGACTGGTAG